In Eucalyptus grandis isolate ANBG69807.140 chromosome 4, ASM1654582v1, whole genome shotgun sequence, the following proteins share a genomic window:
- the LOC104441974 gene encoding novel plant SNARE 11 produces the protein MDDLSAISEELAELDGQISDILRALANGFQKLDKIKDANRQSRQLEELTDKMRECKRLIKEFDREIKDLEGRNDAETSRMLNEKKQSMIKELNSFVALKKRYTTNLENKRVDLFDGPSEGIGEDNGLLASSMTNQQLMDHGNQMMDETDQAIERSKKTVQDTVNVGTDTAAALKAQTEQMSRIVNELDSIHFSIKKASQLVKEIGRQVATDKCIMAFLVLIVIGVIAIIIVKIVHPNNKDIRDIPGLAPPAPTRKLLWDRKEDRW, from the exons ATGGACGACCTGTCTGCGATCAGCGAGGAGCTGGCGGAGCTGGACGGGCAGATCTCCGACATCCTCCGAGCTCTAGC aAATGGATTCCAGAAACTTGATAAGATCAAGGATGCCAACCGGCAGAGTAGACAATTGGAAGAGCTTACCGATAAAATGCGTGAGTGTAAGAG GCTCATTAAGGAGTTTGACAGAGAAATAAAGGATCTTGAGGGTAGAAATGATGCAGAAACCAGCAGAATGCTGAATGAGAAAAAGCAGTCAATG ATAAAAGAGCTTAATTCATTTGTCGCCCTAAAAAAGAG ATACACAACAAATCTAGAAAACAAACGAGTTGATCTCTTTGATGGGCCCAGTGAAGGAATTGGTGAAGATAATGGTTTGCTCGCTTCAT CCATGACAAATCAACAGCTAATGGACCATGGAAACCAGATGATGGATGAGACAGATCAAGCCATTGAGAGGTCCAAGAAG ACTGTCCAAGATACCGTCAATGTCGGAACAGACACTGCAGCAGCTCTTAAGGCTCAG ACTGAGCAAATGAGCAGGATTGTAAATGAACTggattcaattcatttttcaatcaaGAAAGCATCTCAGCTGGTCAAGGAAATTGGTAGGCAG GTTGCAACTGACAAATGTATTATGGCGTTTCTCGTCCTCATAGTCATTGGCGTTATAGCCATCATAATTGTGAAA ATTGTTCACCCAAATAACAAGGACATCCGTGATATTCCGGGGTTGGCACCTCCTGCTCCTACTCGGAAACTACTTTGGGACCGAAAGGAAGATAGATGGTAA
- the LOC104441972 gene encoding uncharacterized protein LOC104441972 isoform X1 codes for MHHKESELLIGKDSAGLSSDSGNAHQQSSGPHQQEIAGLAPDHHHHPHLSIQIPPASETHLDDEGARGNSPSTSQKTNLSTPHKRPIMTQSPLAFCRSSSHSPVAGRHPHQGLFGSGSGSARFSCFGSLAGPFGTRKFASCKFCHQLCRVRLLGVHLRFLVLILVPVLYFFASSPNRSFLLELISVVSFSATLLISLNLAIPRFPSIRLLFSRSFPAKIAPFSASKPARPVVWSIGPKPKVEKRATSGSWVQVYRNGDVYEGEFHGGKCSGSGVYYYYRSGRYEGDWVDGKYDGYGVETWAKGSRYRGQYRQGLRHGVGVYRFYTGDVYAGEWYNGQCHGCGEHTCEDGSKYAGEFKWGVKHGLGRYHFRNGDTYSGEYFADKMHGFGVYLFGNGHRYEGAWHEGIRQGFGMYSFRSGETQCGHWHKGVLDPPGSPSFAGGPNSSSNMHSKVLNAVQEARRASERAHEVGKVDERVNRAIAFANKSANAARVAAVKAVQNQVYQDHTPGDRALPVLIS; via the exons ATGCATCACAAGGAATCCGAGCTCCTGATCGGGAAAGACAGCGCCGGCCTCTCTTCCGATTCCGGCAACGCCCACCAGCAGAGCTCGGGTCCCCACCAGCAGGAAATCGCCGGCCTCGCTCCggaccatcatcatcatcctcatctctCCATCCAGATCCCGCCCGCATCCGAAACCCACCTCGACGATGAAGGCGCGCGCGGCAACAGCCCCTCCACGAGCCAAAAGACCAACCTTTCGACCCCCCACAAGCGACCCATCATGACCCAGTCGCCCCTCGCGTTCTGTCGCTCCAGCTCGCACTCGCCCGTCGCCGGCCGCCACCCGCACCAGGGCCTCTTCGGGTCGGGTTCCGGGTCGGCCCGGTTTTCTTGCTTCGGGTCGCTCGCGGGCCCGTTCGGCACCAGAAAGTTCGCGTCTTGCAAGTTCTGCCACCAGCTGTGCCGCGTGCGTTTGCTCGGCGTGCATCTGCGGTTCCTCGTTCTCATACTGGTGCCGGTGCTCTACTTCTTCGCGTCCAGTCCTAACCGTTCTTTCTTGCTCGAGCTCATCTCCGTGGTTTCCTTCTCCGCGACGCTGTTGATATCGCTCAATTTAGCCATCCCGAGATTCCCCTCGATTCGATTGCTGTTTTCGCGGTCGTTTCCTGCGAAGATCGCGCCGTTTTCGGCTTCGAAACCGGCTCGGCCTGTTGTTTGGTCGATCGGGCCGAAACCGAAGGTCGAGAAGAGGGCGACTTCGGGTTCGTGGGTTCAGGTTTATCGCAATGGGGATGTTTACGAGGGCGAATTCCACGGAGGGAAGTGTTCAGGTAGCGGGGTTTATTACTATTACAGGAGTGGGAGGTACGAGGGGGACTGGGTTGACGGGAAGTATGATGGTTATGGCGTCGAGACGTGGGCCAAAGGGAGCCGGTATAGAGGACAGTACAGGCAGGGTTTGAGGCATGGAGTTGGGGTGTACAGGTTTTACACAGGGGATGTTTATGCTGGGGAGTGGTATAATGGGCAGTGCCATGGTTGTGGAGAGCATACTTGTGAGGATGGGAGCAAGTATGCTGGAGAGTTCAAATGGGGTGTCAAGCACGGGCTCGGTCGGTACCATTTCAG AAATGGGGATACGTACTCGGGGGAATATTTTGCAGACAAGATGCATGGCTTTGGAGTGTATCTGTTTGGAAACGGTCATCGTTATGAGGGAGCTTGGCATGAAGGCATAAGGCAGGGTTTCGGCATGTATAGTTTCCGAAGTGGGGAGACTCAATGCGGTCACTGGCACAAGGGGGTTCTTGATCCCCCTGGCTCACCAAGCTTTGCTGGGGGACCAAACTCATCATCCAACATGCACTCGAAAGTCCTCAATGCGGTACAG GAAGCACGACGAGCATCTGAGAGAGCACATGAAGTCGGGAAGGTGGACGAGCGGGTGAATAGAGCTATAGCATTTGCTAATAAGTCGGCCAATGCAGCGAGGGTAGCTGCAGTGAAAGCAGTTCAAAACCAGGTGTATCAGGACCATACCCCTGGTGATCGGGCATTGCCGGTTCTCATATCTTAA
- the LOC104441972 gene encoding uncharacterized protein LOC104441972 isoform X2 codes for MHHKESELLIGKDSAGLSSDSGNAHQQSSGPHQQEIAGLAPDHHHHPHLSIQIPPASETHLDDEGARGNSPSTSQKTNLSTPHKRPIMTQSPLAFCRSSSHSPVAGRHPHQGLFGSGSGSARFSCFGSLAGPFGTRKFASCKFCHQLCRVRLLGVHLRFLVLILVPVLYFFASSPNRSFLLELISVVSFSATLLISLNLAIPRFPSIRLLFSRSFPAKIAPFSASKPARPVVWSIGPKPKVEKRATSGSWVQVYRNGDVYEGEFHGGKCSGSGVYYYYRSGRYEGDWVDGKYDGYGVETWAKGSRYRGQYRQGLRHGVGVYRFYTGDVYAGEWYNGQCHGCGEHTCEDGSKYAGEFKWGVKHGLGRYHFRNGDTYSGEYFADKMHGFGVYLFGNGHRYEGAWHEGIRQGFGMYSFRSGETQCGHWHKGVLDPPGSPSFAGGPNSSSNMHSKVLNAVQETNFIPITNKQEMGFSVIAFALRKHDEHLREHMKSGRWTSG; via the exons ATGCATCACAAGGAATCCGAGCTCCTGATCGGGAAAGACAGCGCCGGCCTCTCTTCCGATTCCGGCAACGCCCACCAGCAGAGCTCGGGTCCCCACCAGCAGGAAATCGCCGGCCTCGCTCCggaccatcatcatcatcctcatctctCCATCCAGATCCCGCCCGCATCCGAAACCCACCTCGACGATGAAGGCGCGCGCGGCAACAGCCCCTCCACGAGCCAAAAGACCAACCTTTCGACCCCCCACAAGCGACCCATCATGACCCAGTCGCCCCTCGCGTTCTGTCGCTCCAGCTCGCACTCGCCCGTCGCCGGCCGCCACCCGCACCAGGGCCTCTTCGGGTCGGGTTCCGGGTCGGCCCGGTTTTCTTGCTTCGGGTCGCTCGCGGGCCCGTTCGGCACCAGAAAGTTCGCGTCTTGCAAGTTCTGCCACCAGCTGTGCCGCGTGCGTTTGCTCGGCGTGCATCTGCGGTTCCTCGTTCTCATACTGGTGCCGGTGCTCTACTTCTTCGCGTCCAGTCCTAACCGTTCTTTCTTGCTCGAGCTCATCTCCGTGGTTTCCTTCTCCGCGACGCTGTTGATATCGCTCAATTTAGCCATCCCGAGATTCCCCTCGATTCGATTGCTGTTTTCGCGGTCGTTTCCTGCGAAGATCGCGCCGTTTTCGGCTTCGAAACCGGCTCGGCCTGTTGTTTGGTCGATCGGGCCGAAACCGAAGGTCGAGAAGAGGGCGACTTCGGGTTCGTGGGTTCAGGTTTATCGCAATGGGGATGTTTACGAGGGCGAATTCCACGGAGGGAAGTGTTCAGGTAGCGGGGTTTATTACTATTACAGGAGTGGGAGGTACGAGGGGGACTGGGTTGACGGGAAGTATGATGGTTATGGCGTCGAGACGTGGGCCAAAGGGAGCCGGTATAGAGGACAGTACAGGCAGGGTTTGAGGCATGGAGTTGGGGTGTACAGGTTTTACACAGGGGATGTTTATGCTGGGGAGTGGTATAATGGGCAGTGCCATGGTTGTGGAGAGCATACTTGTGAGGATGGGAGCAAGTATGCTGGAGAGTTCAAATGGGGTGTCAAGCACGGGCTCGGTCGGTACCATTTCAG AAATGGGGATACGTACTCGGGGGAATATTTTGCAGACAAGATGCATGGCTTTGGAGTGTATCTGTTTGGAAACGGTCATCGTTATGAGGGAGCTTGGCATGAAGGCATAAGGCAGGGTTTCGGCATGTATAGTTTCCGAAGTGGGGAGACTCAATGCGGTCACTGGCACAAGGGGGTTCTTGATCCCCCTGGCTCACCAAGCTTTGCTGGGGGACCAAACTCATCATCCAACATGCACTCGAAAGTCCTCAATGCGGTACAG GAGACCAACTTCATTCCAATAACCAACAAACAGGAAATGGGTTTCTCAGTGATTGCCTTTGCCCTCAGGAAGCACGACGAGCATCTGAGAGAGCACATGAAGTCGGGAAGGTGGACGAGCGGGTGA